A DNA window from Streptomyces canus contains the following coding sequences:
- a CDS encoding MerR family transcriptional regulator, producing the protein MRSSGDGTAGGAPGRSLGASGPYPPPSSQLRSSWGDPHHGSPFQGSAADHAPQRPAAVPSSGGATSMASEQIGYRGPTACAAAGITYRQLDYWARTGLVEPSVRPAHGSGTQRLYSFRDVVVLKIVKRFLDTGVSLQNIRTTVQHLRERGFQDLERMTLMSDGATVYECTSPDEVHALLQGGQGVFGIAVGVVWRDVESALSQLHGERIDTGETLVGHNPADELARRRNRAV; encoded by the coding sequence GTGAGAAGCAGCGGCGACGGTACGGCTGGGGGTGCCCCCGGACGGAGTCTCGGGGCGAGCGGTCCGTACCCTCCCCCAAGCTCTCAACTGCGTTCGAGTTGGGGGGACCCCCATCACGGCAGCCCTTTTCAGGGCAGCGCGGCCGATCACGCTCCGCAGCGACCGGCGGCCGTGCCGAGCAGCGGAGGGGCGACGTCCATGGCGTCCGAGCAGATCGGCTATCGCGGCCCAACGGCGTGCGCGGCGGCCGGCATCACCTACCGGCAACTCGACTACTGGGCGCGCACCGGCCTCGTCGAGCCGAGCGTGCGGCCCGCCCACGGGTCGGGGACACAGCGGCTCTACAGCTTCCGGGACGTCGTCGTCCTGAAGATCGTCAAACGGTTCCTCGACACGGGCGTGTCGCTGCAGAACATCCGCACCACGGTCCAGCACCTGCGTGAGCGGGGGTTCCAGGACCTGGAGCGGATGACGCTCATGAGTGACGGCGCCACGGTCTACGAGTGCACCTCGCCCGACGAGGTCCACGCGCTGCTCCAGGGCGGTCAGGGCGTCTTCGGGATCGCCGTGGGTGTCGTGTGGCGGGACGTCGAGAGCGCCCTGTCACAGCTGCACGGGGAGCGCATCGACACCGGGGAGACACTCGTCGGGCACAACCCGGCGGACGAGCTGGCGCGGCGGCGCAACCGGGCGGTCTGA
- a CDS encoding bifunctional nuclease family protein, with protein MNELDVVGVRVEMPSNQPIVLLREVGGDRYLPIWIGPGEATAIAFAQQGMAPARPLTHDLFKDVLEAVGQELTEVRITDLREGVFYAELVFASGVEVSARPSDAIALALRTGTPIYGSDGVLDDAGIAIPDEQEDEVEKFREFLDQISPEDFGTSSQ; from the coding sequence GTGAACGAGCTCGATGTCGTAGGTGTCCGGGTCGAAATGCCCTCCAACCAACCGATCGTGCTCCTGCGTGAAGTGGGAGGCGACCGCTACCTCCCCATCTGGATCGGGCCGGGGGAGGCGACTGCGATCGCCTTCGCGCAGCAGGGCATGGCCCCCGCACGACCGCTGACCCACGACCTGTTCAAGGACGTGCTGGAGGCGGTCGGCCAGGAGCTCACCGAAGTGCGCATCACGGACCTGCGTGAGGGCGTCTTCTACGCGGAACTGGTGTTCGCCAGCGGGGTCGAGGTGAGCGCGCGGCCGTCCGACGCCATAGCGCTGGCTCTGCGCACCGGGACGCCGATCTACGGCAGCGACGGTGTGCTCGACGACGCCGGCATCGCGATTCCGGACGAGCAGGAGGACGAAGTGGAGAAGTTCCGCGAGTTCCTCGACCAGATCTCTCCCGAGGACTTCGGCACCAGCAGTCAGTGA
- the ftsR gene encoding transcriptional regulator FtsR, translating into MLQTPSGGAGHGTAATDSGLMSIGTVLNVLRDEFPEVTISKIRFLESEGLIEPQRTPSGYRKFSDRDVERLGHVLRMQRDHYLPLKVIREHLDAMERGEAVALPTVGRQRHGETVLEVPEGPTAARIGRAELLAAAEIGESELAEWESYGLITPFPDGAYDAEAVTVAALVVELGRFGIEPRHLRAMKAAADREAGLVDQVVAPLKRHRNPQTRAHAEARAKELAGLTVKLHATLVQTALGVRLP; encoded by the coding sequence ATGCTTCAAACACCGAGCGGCGGTGCCGGACACGGCACCGCCGCGACGGACAGTGGGCTGATGAGCATCGGCACGGTGTTGAACGTGCTGCGCGACGAGTTCCCCGAAGTCACGATCTCCAAGATCCGTTTTCTGGAGTCCGAAGGTCTCATAGAGCCACAGCGGACTCCCTCCGGGTATCGCAAGTTCAGCGACCGGGACGTAGAGCGTCTCGGCCATGTCCTGAGGATGCAGCGGGACCACTATCTGCCGCTCAAAGTGATCAGAGAGCATCTCGACGCCATGGAGCGGGGCGAGGCCGTCGCGCTGCCCACGGTCGGCCGCCAACGGCACGGAGAAACGGTCCTGGAGGTCCCTGAAGGCCCCACAGCGGCCCGGATCGGCCGGGCCGAGCTGCTCGCCGCCGCCGAGATCGGCGAGTCGGAGCTGGCGGAGTGGGAGTCGTACGGGCTCATCACGCCTTTCCCGGACGGGGCCTACGACGCCGAGGCGGTCACCGTGGCCGCGCTTGTCGTCGAGCTCGGCCGGTTCGGGATCGAGCCGCGGCATCTGCGTGCGATGAAGGCCGCCGCCGATCGTGAGGCCGGGCTGGTGGACCAGGTCGTGGCCCCGTTGAAACGCCACCGCAACCCGCAGACCCGCGCACACGCGGAAGCGCGCGCCAAGGAGCTCGCGGGACTCACGGTGAAGCTGCACGCGACGCTCGTGCAGACCGCGCTCGGAGTACGCCTCCCCTGA
- a CDS encoding FHA domain-containing protein, which produces MGGAWWKLSGGNGRCEDVRVDRCVQSGFVLPHGRVCFGQGESPVKLFAKLFGKSAREGSDNATARHRAQPDAEGQRPLFRDQVAGQDGDISGGQGVPSVDPAQSGGIGFGQPSTSSTGGGFSPMSALVCTRCGNRNAENSRFCSNCGAPLRAGAVPERPSETTSTISISGLEAYDSEVTGQTQMPALSAEAQAAVDALPLGSALLVVRRGPNSGSRFLLDGELTTAGRHPQSDIFLDDVTVSRRHVEFRRGQDGSFTVSDVGSLNGTYVNRERIDSVALNNGDEVQIGKYRLVFYASQQGY; this is translated from the coding sequence ATGGGTGGTGCGTGGTGGAAACTGTCTGGTGGAAACGGACGTTGTGAGGATGTCCGGGTCGACCGGTGTGTTCAATCAGGGTTCGTCCTGCCCCACGGGCGGGTCTGTTTCGGTCAAGGGGAATCGCCCGTGAAGTTGTTTGCGAAGTTGTTCGGCAAGAGCGCGCGAGAAGGTAGCGACAACGCGACCGCTCGTCACCGCGCACAGCCCGACGCCGAGGGCCAGCGCCCGCTGTTCCGGGACCAGGTGGCCGGCCAGGATGGCGACATTTCCGGAGGTCAGGGCGTGCCGTCTGTTGACCCTGCCCAGTCCGGCGGCATAGGTTTCGGGCAGCCGTCAACCTCAAGTACGGGTGGAGGGTTTTCCCCTATGTCGGCCCTGGTGTGTACGAGGTGCGGTAACCGCAACGCGGAGAACAGCCGCTTCTGCTCCAACTGCGGTGCCCCGCTGCGGGCAGGAGCCGTGCCCGAGCGTCCCTCGGAGACGACCTCCACGATCTCCATCTCGGGACTCGAGGCGTACGACTCCGAGGTCACCGGCCAGACGCAGATGCCGGCGCTCTCCGCGGAGGCGCAGGCCGCCGTCGACGCGCTGCCGCTGGGCTCGGCGCTCCTGGTCGTGCGTCGTGGGCCCAACTCGGGCAGCCGCTTCCTGCTGGACGGCGAGCTGACCACGGCCGGCCGTCACCCGCAGAGCGACATCTTCCTCGACGACGTCACGGTCTCGCGCCGCCATGTGGAGTTCCGCCGCGGTCAGGACGGCTCGTTCACGGTGTCCGACGTGGGCAGTCTCAACGGCACGTACGTCAACCGTGAGCGGATCGACTCGGTCGCTCTGAACAACGGCGACGAGGTGCAGATCGGCAAGTACCGGCTGGTCTTCTACGCGAGCCAGCAGGGCTACTGA
- a CDS encoding DUF881 domain-containing protein: MSEQEETPGNRLRKELPEELPATAPEEAGTTASEAGLTGRQRLVNGLWPPRVTRAQLIVAVLLFGLGFGLAVQVASNSDSDSALRGARQEDLVRILDELDDRTQRLQDEKQGLENQRDELENSSDQAEEARKQTVEKERQLGILAGTVAAQGPGITMTIDDTKGTVEADMLLDAIQELRAAGAEAIQLNGVRVVANTFLSDSGKSVSVDGNKITAPFRFKVIGNPQDLEPALNIPGGVVQTLEKEQATVTVERSDKIVVDALRAAKRPDYARSSPR; encoded by the coding sequence ATGAGCGAGCAGGAAGAGACGCCCGGCAACAGGCTGCGCAAGGAACTGCCCGAGGAGCTCCCGGCGACCGCTCCCGAGGAGGCGGGGACCACGGCGTCGGAGGCAGGGCTGACCGGCCGTCAGCGGCTGGTGAACGGACTGTGGCCGCCGCGCGTGACCCGTGCCCAACTCATCGTCGCGGTGCTGTTGTTCGGCCTCGGATTCGGCCTCGCCGTCCAGGTGGCCTCGAACAGCGACAGCGACAGCGCGCTGCGGGGGGCGCGGCAGGAGGATCTTGTACGCATCCTCGATGAACTGGACGACCGTACACAGCGTCTTCAAGACGAGAAGCAGGGCCTCGAGAACCAGCGGGACGAGTTGGAGAACAGCTCCGACCAGGCCGAAGAGGCCCGCAAGCAGACGGTCGAGAAGGAGCGGCAACTCGGCATCCTGGCGGGCACGGTGGCCGCGCAGGGGCCGGGCATCACGATGACGATCGACGACACCAAGGGGACGGTCGAGGCGGACATGCTGCTCGACGCGATCCAGGAGCTGCGCGCGGCCGGCGCGGAGGCGATCCAGTTGAACGGCGTCCGGGTCGTCGCCAACACCTTTCTGTCGGACTCGGGCAAGAGCGTGAGTGTCGACGGGAACAAGATCACCGCACCTTTTCGTTTCAAGGTCATCGGCAATCCGCAGGACCTCGAACCGGCGCTCAACATCCCTGGAGGCGTGGTGCAGACTCTTGAGAAGGAGCAGGCCACCGTTACGGTCGAGCGGTCGGACAAGATCGTCGTGGACGCCTTGCGAGCGGCGAAGCGGCCTGACTACGCTCGGTCGTCCCCCCGGTGA
- a CDS encoding small basic family protein yields MIAVLGLVVGVVAGLLVRPEVPAVVEPYLPIAVVAALDAVFGGLRAMLDGIFDDKVFVVSFLSNVVVAALIVFLGDKLGVGAQLSTGVVVVLGIRIFSNAAAIRRHVFRA; encoded by the coding sequence GTGATCGCCGTACTGGGCCTCGTCGTGGGAGTCGTGGCCGGCCTCTTGGTCCGGCCTGAGGTTCCGGCGGTCGTCGAGCCTTATCTGCCGATCGCCGTGGTGGCGGCGCTCGACGCCGTCTTCGGGGGCCTGCGGGCCATGCTCGACGGCATCTTCGACGACAAGGTCTTCGTCGTGTCGTTCCTGTCGAACGTGGTCGTGGCCGCGTTGATCGTGTTCCTGGGCGACAAGCTGGGCGTGGGTGCCCAGCTCTCGACCGGTGTCGTCGTCGTGCTCGGCATCCGGATCTTCTCGAACGCCGCGGCGATCCGTCGACACGTCTTCCGGGCGTGA
- a CDS encoding DUF881 domain-containing protein, which produces MCGMPQQPPIRSTPTRPDASMSLLTNVMDHSLDDGYAEAAARKKAAGDGGLPKTLRAKLGLAVGLVLAALVVTVGAAQARVAAPVVAKEREELIDRIDRETETADKLEESVDQLRDDVSTRQREALKQSGDSGRTDLVGILSGAVEVHGPGVKLVVNDAKEASTGGDGNPRETSGFSDTGRVRDRDMQRVVNGLWESGAEAVSINGQRLTALSAIRAAGDAILVDNKPLVPPYTVLAVGDGQRLSTRFQDSADGLYLHALQENYGIRTAISVEDDLRLPAAPSVIVRTAEPKTEKGTS; this is translated from the coding sequence ATGTGCGGCATGCCGCAGCAGCCCCCCATTCGGAGCACCCCCACGCGCCCGGACGCCTCCATGTCGCTGCTCACCAACGTCATGGACCACAGCCTCGACGACGGGTACGCCGAGGCTGCGGCCCGCAAGAAGGCCGCCGGTGACGGCGGGCTGCCCAAGACCTTGCGGGCGAAGCTGGGGCTGGCTGTCGGCCTGGTCCTCGCCGCTCTCGTGGTCACCGTGGGGGCGGCGCAGGCGCGGGTGGCGGCTCCGGTCGTGGCCAAGGAGCGCGAGGAGCTCATCGACCGTATCGACCGTGAGACCGAGACGGCGGACAAGCTCGAGGAGAGTGTCGACCAGCTGCGCGACGACGTGAGCACGCGGCAGCGCGAGGCGCTCAAGCAGAGTGGCGACAGCGGCCGGACCGACCTCGTGGGCATCCTGTCGGGCGCAGTGGAGGTGCACGGCCCGGGCGTCAAACTGGTCGTGAACGACGCCAAGGAAGCCAGCACGGGCGGCGACGGGAACCCGCGTGAGACGTCGGGCTTCTCCGACACCGGGCGGGTGCGCGACCGTGACATGCAGCGGGTGGTGAACGGGCTGTGGGAGTCGGGCGCCGAGGCCGTCTCCATCAACGGACAGCGCTTGACCGCGCTGTCGGCGATCAGGGCCGCGGGTGACGCGATACTGGTCGACAACAAGCCGCTGGTTCCGCCGTATACGGTGCTTGCGGTGGGGGACGGGCAGCGGCTGAGCACCAGATTCCAGGACAGTGCCGACGGGCTGTACCTGCACGCCCTGCAGGAGAACTACGGCATCCGGACCGCCATCTCCGTGGAGGACGACCTCCGGCTGCCGGCCGCACCGAGTGTGATCGTACGTACAGCAGAGCCAAAAACTGAGAAGGGCACATCGTGA
- a CDS encoding mannose-1-phosphate guanyltransferase, giving the protein MKAVVMAGGEGTRLRPMTSSMPKPLLPVVNRPIMEHVLRLLKRHGLNETVVTVQFLASLVKNYFGDGEELGMELSYANEEKPLGTAGSVKNAEEALKDDAFLVISGDALTDFDLTELINFHKEKGALVTVCLTRVPNPLEFGITIVDEEGKVERFLEKPTWGQVFSDTVNTGIYVMEPEVFDYVEADVPVDWSGDVFPQLMKEGKPIYGYIAEGYWEDVGTHESYVKAQADVLEGKVDVEIDGFELSPGVWVAEGAEVHPDAVLRGPLYIGDYAKVEAGAEIREHTVVGSNVVVKSGAFLHKAVVHDNVYVGQQSNLRGCVVGKNTDIMRAARIEDGAVIGDECLVGEESIIQGNVRVYPFKTIEAGAFVNTSVIWESRGQAHLFGARGVSGILNVEITPELAVRLAGAYATTLKKGSTVTTARDHSRGARALKRAVISALQASAIDVRDLENVPLPVARQQTARGSAGGIMIRTTPGVPDSVDIMFFDGRGADLSQGSQRKLDRVFARQEYRRAFPGEIGDLHFPASVFDSYTGSLLRNVDITGISESGLKVVVDASNGSAGLVLPSLLGKLGVDSLTINPGLDESRPTETADARRSGLIRLGEIVASARAAFGVRFDPVGERLSLVDEKGRIIEDDRALLVMLDLVAAERRSGRVALPVTTTRIAEQVAAYHGTQVEWTTTSPDDLTRVGRDDQTIFGGDGKGAFIIPEFSSVFDGAAAFVRLIGLVARTQLTLSQIDARIPRAHVLKRDLATPWAVKGLVMRRVVEAAGDRFVDTTDGVRVVETDGRWVMVLPDPAEAVTHLWAEGPDDASAQALLDEWAAVVDSAGR; this is encoded by the coding sequence ATGAAGGCCGTCGTGATGGCCGGAGGCGAAGGCACACGCCTTCGTCCCATGACCTCGAGCATGCCCAAGCCGCTCCTGCCGGTGGTAAACCGGCCGATCATGGAGCACGTGCTGCGGCTGCTCAAAAGGCATGGGCTCAACGAGACCGTCGTCACCGTCCAGTTCCTGGCCTCACTGGTCAAGAACTACTTCGGTGACGGTGAAGAGCTCGGAATGGAGCTCTCCTATGCCAATGAGGAGAAGCCACTCGGTACCGCCGGAAGCGTCAAGAACGCCGAAGAGGCGTTGAAGGACGACGCTTTCCTCGTCATCTCCGGTGATGCTCTGACCGACTTCGACCTCACCGAGCTCATCAACTTCCACAAGGAAAAGGGTGCGCTGGTCACGGTCTGTCTGACCCGAGTCCCCAATCCGCTCGAATTCGGCATCACCATCGTCGACGAGGAAGGCAAGGTCGAGCGCTTCCTGGAGAAGCCCACCTGGGGGCAGGTCTTCTCGGACACCGTGAACACGGGCATCTATGTCATGGAGCCCGAGGTCTTCGACTACGTCGAGGCCGATGTTCCCGTGGACTGGTCCGGTGATGTCTTCCCGCAGCTGATGAAGGAAGGCAAGCCGATCTACGGCTATATCGCGGAGGGCTACTGGGAGGACGTCGGCACGCACGAGAGCTATGTGAAGGCACAGGCAGACGTCCTGGAGGGCAAGGTTGACGTCGAGATCGACGGCTTCGAGCTCTCCCCGGGCGTCTGGGTGGCCGAGGGCGCTGAGGTGCATCCCGATGCCGTTCTCCGTGGTCCGCTGTACATCGGGGACTACGCGAAGGTCGAGGCCGGCGCCGAGATCCGCGAGCACACCGTCGTGGGCTCGAACGTCGTCGTGAAGAGCGGCGCGTTTCTGCACAAGGCCGTGGTGCACGACAACGTGTATGTCGGGCAGCAGAGCAACCTTCGTGGCTGTGTCGTCGGGAAGAACACCGACATCATGCGTGCGGCCCGTATCGAGGACGGCGCGGTCATCGGTGACGAGTGCCTCGTCGGCGAGGAATCGATTATTCAGGGGAATGTGCGGGTCTACCCGTTCAAGACCATCGAGGCCGGCGCCTTCGTCAACACCTCGGTCATCTGGGAGTCCAGGGGCCAGGCGCATCTCTTCGGAGCCCGGGGAGTCTCGGGCATCCTGAACGTCGAGATCACCCCTGAGCTCGCGGTGCGGCTCGCTGGTGCCTACGCGACGACCCTCAAGAAGGGGTCGACCGTCACCACTGCCCGTGACCACTCCCGTGGCGCGCGGGCACTGAAGCGGGCGGTCATCTCCGCTCTGCAGGCCAGCGCCATCGACGTACGCGACCTGGAAAACGTACCGCTGCCCGTGGCGCGGCAGCAGACCGCTCGGGGGAGCGCCGGCGGAATCATGATCCGGACCACGCCCGGGGTGCCGGACTCCGTGGACATCATGTTCTTCGACGGGCGGGGCGCGGACCTTTCTCAGGGCAGTCAGCGAAAACTGGACCGGGTGTTCGCGCGGCAGGAGTACCGGCGCGCGTTCCCGGGTGAGATCGGAGACCTGCACTTCCCGGCGAGTGTCTTCGATTCGTACACCGGTTCGCTGTTGCGGAACGTCGACATCACCGGGATTTCCGAGTCCGGGCTGAAGGTCGTCGTGGACGCGTCGAACGGCAGTGCGGGCCTGGTGCTGCCCAGTCTGCTCGGGAAACTCGGCGTGGACTCGCTGACCATCAACCCTGGGCTCGACGAGTCCAGGCCGACGGAGACGGCGGACGCTCGGCGGTCGGGTCTGATCCGGCTGGGTGAGATCGTGGCGTCTGCGCGGGCCGCGTTCGGGGTGCGGTTCGACCCCGTGGGTGAGCGGCTGTCCCTCGTGGACGAGAAGGGGCGGATCATCGAGGACGACCGGGCCCTGCTCGTCATGCTCGATCTCGTCGCCGCGGAGCGGCGCAGCGGCCGTGTGGCGCTGCCGGTGACCACCACGCGGATCGCCGAGCAGGTGGCGGCGTACCACGGCACACAGGTGGAGTGGACGACCACCTCGCCCGACGACCTCACCCGGGTCGGACGCGACGACCAGACGATCTTCGGTGGTGACGGCAAGGGCGCCTTCATCATCCCGGAGTTCAGCAGTGTCTTCGACGGTGCGGCGGCCTTCGTACGGCTGATCGGGCTGGTGGCGCGGACGCAGCTCACGCTCAGCCAGATCGACGCACGGATTCCGCGGGCCCATGTCCTCAAGCGGGATCTGGCGACCCCGTGGGCGGTCAAGGGACTGGTGATGCGCAGGGTCGTGGAGGCGGCGGGCGATCGGTTTGTCGACACGACCGACGGTGTCCGGGTCGTGGAGACCGACGGACGTTGGGTGATGGTGCTGCCGGACCCGGCGGAGGCGGTCACCCATCTGTGGGCCGAGGGGCCCGATGACGCGTCCGCGCAGGCCCTGCTGGACGAATGGGCGGCGGTCGTGGACAGCGCCGGCCGCTGA
- a CDS encoding CDP-alcohol phosphatidyltransferase family protein has protein sequence MEVQETRVQTDRVLTIPNILSMARLVGVPLFLWLILRPEFGGPKSDTWALLVLALSGISDYLDGKLARRWNQISSLGRLLDPAADRLYILSTLVGLTWREILPIWLTAALLLRELVLLVMVGILRRHGYPPPQVNFLGKAATFNLMYAFPLLLLSDGTGWISSLAAIFGWAFAGWGTTLYWWAGVLYVVQVRRLVRADAKAD, from the coding sequence GTGGAGGTCCAGGAGACCCGCGTCCAGACGGACCGGGTCCTCACCATCCCCAACATCCTCAGCATGGCGAGGCTCGTTGGGGTGCCGCTCTTCCTGTGGCTGATCCTCAGGCCCGAGTTCGGAGGGCCGAAGAGTGACACCTGGGCGTTGCTGGTACTTGCTCTGAGCGGGATCAGCGACTACCTGGACGGCAAGCTCGCCCGACGGTGGAACCAGATCAGCAGTCTTGGCCGGCTGCTCGACCCCGCGGCCGACCGGCTCTACATTCTCTCGACTCTGGTCGGTCTCACCTGGCGCGAGATCCTGCCAATCTGGTTGACGGCTGCACTGCTCCTGCGAGAGCTGGTTCTCCTGGTGATGGTGGGCATCCTCAGGCGCCACGGTTATCCCCCGCCGCAGGTGAACTTCCTTGGCAAAGCTGCAACCTTCAACCTGATGTACGCCTTCCCGCTGCTCCTGCTCAGTGACGGAACTGGTTGGATCTCGTCACTCGCTGCTATTTTCGGATGGGCGTTCGCCGGATGGGGTACAACGCTGTACTGGTGGGCAGGAGTGCTCTACGTGGTACAAGTCCGCCGCTTGGTCCGTGCGGACGCCAAGGCCGACTGA
- a CDS encoding PTS sugar transporter subunit IIA: protein MTTVTSPLAGRAIGLAAVPDPVFSGAMVGPGTAIDPVREPSEAVAPVDGVIVSLHPHAFVVVDEQGHGVLVHLGIDTVQLNGEGFELLVNKGDTVTRGQAIVRWDPAAVEAAGRSAVCPVVALEATAEALSELREDGDVKADDSLFVWK from the coding sequence ATGACCACCGTGACGTCCCCTCTTGCTGGACGCGCCATCGGACTGGCCGCAGTGCCCGATCCGGTCTTCTCCGGGGCCATGGTCGGCCCGGGTACGGCGATCGATCCCGTACGTGAACCGTCCGAGGCCGTCGCCCCAGTCGACGGCGTGATCGTCTCTCTCCACCCCCACGCGTTTGTCGTCGTGGACGAACAGGGGCACGGCGTGCTCGTCCATCTCGGCATCGACACCGTGCAGCTCAACGGCGAGGGTTTCGAGCTGCTGGTGAACAAGGGCGACACCGTCACGCGCGGTCAGGCGATCGTGCGCTGGGACCCGGCCGCCGTCGAGGCCGCCGGCAGGTCCGCGGTCTGCCCGGTCGTGGCTCTGGAGGCCACGGCCGAGGCCCTCTCCGAACTCCGTGAGGACGGCGACGTGAAGGCCGACGACAGTCTCTTCGTCTGGAAGTGA
- the ptsP gene encoding phosphoenolpyruvate--protein phosphotransferase has protein sequence MDTTLRGVGVSHGVAIGEVRHMGTAVLEPPAKQIPAEDAEREQGRARKAVEAVAADLMARGNLAGGEAQAVLEAQAMMAQDPELMADVDRRIAVGSTAERAVYDAFAAYRELLAGAGEYLAGRVADLDDVRNRIVARLLGVPMPGVPDSDEPYVLVARDLAPADTALLDPTLVLGFVTEEGGPTSHSAILARALGVPAVVALPGAGELAEGTVIAVDGSTGDIFVNPSDEKKAQLEAAAAERRAALAASTGPGATADGHKVPLLANVGGPADVPAAVEAGAEGVGLFRTEFLFLDDSKNAPSEEKQVEAYRQVLEAFPEGRVVVRVLDAGADKPLDFLTPSDEPNPALGVRGLRTLLDHPDVLRTQLTALAKAAEGLPVYLEVMAPMVADRADARAFADACRAAGLQAKFGAMVEIPSAALRARSILQEVEFLSLGTNDLAQYTFAADRQVGAVSRLQDPWQPALLDLVALSAEAAKAEGKSCGVCGEAASDPLLACVLTGLGVTSLSMGAASIPYVRAALAKYTLAQCERAAAAARAADSAEDARDAAQAVLSGE, from the coding sequence ATGGACACAACGCTGCGAGGCGTCGGCGTGAGCCACGGTGTGGCGATCGGCGAGGTTCGGCACATGGGAACGGCGGTGCTGGAGCCGCCTGCCAAGCAGATTCCGGCGGAGGACGCGGAGCGTGAACAGGGGCGCGCCCGCAAGGCCGTGGAGGCTGTGGCGGCCGACCTGATGGCGCGCGGCAATCTGGCGGGGGGTGAAGCCCAGGCGGTGCTCGAAGCGCAGGCCATGATGGCCCAGGATCCCGAACTTATGGCAGACGTGGACCGGCGCATCGCCGTCGGCAGCACGGCTGAGCGCGCCGTGTACGACGCCTTCGCCGCGTACCGCGAACTGCTGGCGGGCGCGGGTGAGTACCTGGCCGGTCGCGTCGCCGACCTCGACGACGTGCGGAATCGTATCGTCGCCCGTCTGCTCGGGGTGCCCATGCCGGGCGTCCCGGACAGCGACGAGCCGTACGTCCTGGTGGCGCGTGATCTCGCGCCTGCCGACACCGCTCTGCTGGACCCGACGCTTGTTCTGGGTTTCGTCACCGAGGAGGGCGGACCGACCAGCCACAGCGCGATTCTGGCGCGGGCACTCGGTGTGCCGGCCGTTGTGGCACTGCCGGGTGCCGGTGAGCTGGCCGAGGGCACGGTCATCGCTGTCGACGGCAGCACCGGTGACATCTTCGTGAACCCGAGCGATGAGAAGAAGGCCCAGTTGGAGGCCGCTGCCGCCGAGCGGAGGGCCGCGCTCGCCGCGTCGACGGGCCCGGGTGCCACCGCCGACGGCCACAAGGTGCCGCTGCTGGCCAACGTCGGTGGTCCGGCGGACGTGCCCGCCGCGGTCGAGGCGGGAGCCGAAGGCGTCGGTCTCTTCCGTACCGAGTTCCTCTTCCTCGACGACAGCAAGAACGCTCCGTCCGAGGAGAAGCAGGTCGAGGCGTATCGCCAGGTCCTCGAGGCGTTCCCCGAGGGGCGTGTGGTCGTCCGTGTGCTGGACGCGGGCGCGGACAAGCCGCTGGACTTTCTTACGCCGTCCGACGAGCCGAACCCGGCGCTGGGTGTGCGTGGACTGCGGACGCTGCTCGATCACCCCGACGTGCTTCGGACTCAGCTGACGGCGCTCGCGAAGGCCGCCGAGGGTCTGCCCGTCTACCTTGAGGTCATGGCCCCGATGGTGGCGGACCGCGCCGATGCCAGGGCGTTCGCCGACGCGTGCCGTGCGGCAGGGCTGCAGGCGAAGTTCGGCGCGATGGTGGAGATTCCCTCGGCCGCTCTGCGGGCGCGGTCGATCCTGCAGGAGGTCGAGTTCCTGTCGCTCGGGACCAACGATCTCGCGCAGTACACCTTCGCCGCCGACCGTCAGGTGGGTGCGGTGTCGCGGCTGCAGGATCCGTGGCAGCCCGCGCTGCTCGACCTGGTCGCGCTGTCCGCCGAGGCGGCGAAGGCCGAGGGCAAGAGCTGTGGTGTCTGTGGTGAGGCCGCGTCCGACCCGCTGCTCGCCTGTGTGCTGACCGGTCTGGGGGTCACCTCGCTTTCCATGGGTGCGGCGTCCATTCCTTATGTCCGGGCGGCGCTGGCGAAGTACACGCTGGCGCAGTGCGAGCGTGCTGCCGCCGCCGCGCGGGCCGCAGACAGTGCCGAGGACGCGCGGGACGCGGCCCAGGCGGTGCTGTCGGGCGAGTAG